Proteins encoded by one window of Clostridium perfringens:
- a CDS encoding Na+/H+ antiporter NhaC family protein gives MGNKTRFKVFLTVFAMTMLCSTLVFAAEDAAAVNSAKFGMWTVLPPLVSIVLAFLTKNVVVSLFIGTITGCIMLQLNGFNIITALTQGFIDFTYRALNSLADPWNAGIILQVLVIGGVIHLVAKMGGAKAIAEALARKAKTVKSAQLTTWLLGLAVFFDDYANSLIVGPIMRPVTDKLGVSREKLAFVIDATAAPIAGLAIISTWIGLEVGLIGDALKSVGIQADGFGVFLETIPYRFYNILILAFVVISAITLREFGPMLKAERRARRGEVLSTTEISSDSEDLEPIEGIKLSVWNAIIPIGVLIVSSLIGFYYSGWVTIMGGEDLAIIELMNNTPFSFAGIQAAFSNADASVVLFQSALLATIVALILGVGRKIFTISEGIGIWIEGMKGLLITGVILILAWSLSSVIKELGTASYLVGVLSDAIPAFLLPAIIFILGSIIAFATGTAYGTMGILMPLAIPLAFAINPEWNFVIVSTSAVLTGAIFGDHCSPISDTTILSSTGAGCDHIEHVRTQIWYAVFVGIVTVLFGYIPAGLGLSIFIVLPLSLVALFILTMIFGKKVDDKVVSN, from the coding sequence ATGGGAAATAAAACTAGATTTAAAGTTTTTCTAACGGTTTTTGCAATGACAATGTTATGCTCAACCTTAGTCTTTGCTGCTGAAGATGCTGCGGCGGTAAACTCAGCTAAGTTTGGAATGTGGACAGTGCTGCCACCATTAGTTTCAATTGTATTAGCTTTTTTAACTAAGAATGTTGTAGTTTCTTTATTCATAGGAACAATTACAGGATGTATAATGCTTCAATTAAATGGATTTAATATAATTACAGCTTTAACTCAAGGATTTATTGATTTTACTTATAGAGCTTTAAATTCCTTAGCTGATCCTTGGAATGCAGGGATAATTCTTCAGGTTTTAGTTATTGGAGGAGTGATTCATTTAGTAGCTAAAATGGGAGGAGCAAAGGCAATAGCTGAGGCTTTAGCAAGAAAGGCTAAGACTGTTAAGAGTGCACAACTTACAACTTGGCTTTTAGGGTTAGCAGTTTTCTTTGATGATTATGCTAATTCATTAATTGTAGGACCAATAATGAGACCAGTTACAGATAAATTAGGAGTTTCAAGGGAAAAATTAGCCTTTGTTATAGATGCAACGGCAGCTCCAATTGCAGGGTTAGCAATAATATCAACTTGGATAGGCTTAGAGGTTGGATTAATTGGAGATGCCTTAAAAAGTGTAGGAATACAAGCAGATGGTTTTGGAGTATTTTTAGAAACAATACCATATAGATTTTATAATATATTAATTTTAGCTTTTGTTGTTATATCAGCAATAACTTTAAGAGAATTTGGACCAATGCTTAAAGCTGAGAGAAGAGCTAGAAGAGGAGAAGTTTTATCTACTACAGAAATTTCATCTGATAGTGAAGATTTAGAACCTATAGAAGGAATTAAATTAAGTGTTTGGAATGCAATAATTCCAATTGGAGTTTTAATAGTATCATCTTTAATAGGATTTTATTATAGTGGATGGGTAACTATAATGGGTGGAGAAGATTTAGCAATAATAGAGCTTATGAACAATACACCTTTTAGTTTTGCTGGAATACAAGCAGCATTCTCAAATGCAGATGCTTCAGTAGTTTTATTCCAATCAGCTTTATTAGCAACTATAGTAGCTCTTATATTAGGAGTAGGTAGAAAAATATTTACTATTTCAGAAGGAATAGGAATTTGGATTGAAGGAATGAAAGGACTTTTAATAACAGGAGTAATTCTTATATTAGCTTGGTCTTTAAGTTCTGTAATTAAAGAATTAGGAACTGCTTCTTATTTAGTAGGAGTATTATCAGATGCAATACCAGCATTTTTATTACCAGCAATAATATTTATTTTAGGTTCAATAATAGCCTTTGCTACAGGTACAGCTTATGGAACAATGGGAATATTAATGCCACTTGCAATTCCATTAGCCTTTGCAATAAATCCAGAATGGAATTTTGTTATAGTAAGCACATCAGCAGTATTAACAGGTGCTATCTTTGGAGATCATTGTTCACCTATTTCTGATACCACAATACTTTCCTCAACAGGTGCAGGATGCGATCATATAGAACATGTTAGAACTCAAATATGGTATGCAGTATTTGTAGGAATAGTAACTGTATTATTTGGATATATTCCAGCTGGTTTAGGATTAAGTATTTTCATAGTACTACCTTTATCCTTAGTAGCTTTATTCATATTAACAATGATATTTGGTAAAAAAGTAGATGACAAAGTAGTTAGC